In one window of Pseudomonas putida DNA:
- a CDS encoding SGNH/GDSL hydrolase family protein has protein sequence MRLWHHLLGVALLISALPACSTGASAPPQPAAKPAVVANVRDDGNLALLAGKFRNAGRAPISIVQLGDSHTAADLFSGELRKLLQARYGDGGIGLVPASPVPGIRNDRVIVTSERRQWELVSARNQQSSQFPLGGYLSLPVVDRPGVKIQARDPDAQRYRISALYQATRSSTLVANGSQRRMLPATNGEWRFSPAFINLGLPVQLSVEGVQGVALGGWYIQGQKNAGVTYSSLGINGARLEVVDKWQAGWQGTLKALRPDLVILAYGTNEAFDDKLDLALYQSQLEATLARLRQEMPKAAILLVGPPDSIKQRKAASCAARQPQPLASVIRIQRQAAQKYKALFWDWQAEMGGPCSIVAWQASGLGRPDLVHLTAEGYRKSAAMLYAYLKGQLGLR, from the coding sequence ATGCGCCTATGGCATCACCTGCTGGGCGTGGCGCTGCTGATCAGCGCCTTGCCCGCGTGCAGCACCGGCGCCAGCGCGCCACCCCAGCCTGCGGCCAAGCCCGCCGTTGTCGCCAATGTGCGCGACGACGGCAACCTCGCGCTGCTCGCCGGCAAGTTCCGCAACGCCGGCCGTGCGCCCATTTCCATCGTCCAGCTGGGTGATTCGCACACCGCTGCCGACCTGTTCAGCGGTGAGTTGCGCAAGCTGCTGCAGGCCCGCTATGGCGACGGTGGCATTGGCCTGGTGCCGGCTTCGCCCGTGCCGGGAATTCGCAACGACCGCGTGATCGTCACCAGCGAGCGCCGTCAGTGGGAACTGGTTTCTGCGCGCAACCAGCAGAGCAGCCAGTTTCCGTTGGGTGGCTACTTGTCGTTGCCGGTGGTCGATCGCCCCGGCGTGAAGATCCAGGCCCGCGACCCCGACGCACAACGCTACCGGATCTCGGCCCTGTATCAGGCAACGCGCAGCAGCACGTTGGTGGCCAACGGCAGCCAGCGCCGCATGCTGCCGGCCACCAACGGTGAGTGGCGCTTCAGCCCAGCCTTCATCAATCTCGGCCTGCCGGTGCAACTGAGTGTGGAGGGTGTCCAGGGCGTGGCGCTGGGTGGTTGGTATATCCAGGGCCAGAAAAACGCCGGGGTCACCTATTCGTCGCTGGGTATCAACGGCGCACGGCTGGAGGTGGTCGACAAGTGGCAGGCGGGTTGGCAAGGCACGCTTAAGGCGCTGCGGCCTGACCTGGTGATCCTGGCCTATGGCACCAACGAAGCCTTCGACGACAAGCTCGATCTTGCCCTGTACCAGTCGCAGTTGGAGGCCACCTTGGCCCGGTTGCGCCAGGAAATGCCCAAGGCGGCGATCCTGCTGGTCGGGCCGCCCGATTCGATCAAGCAGCGCAAGGCCGCCAGTTGCGCTGCGCGCCAGCCACAGCCGCTGGCGAGCGTGATCCGCATCCAGCGCCAGGCGGCGCAGAAGTACAAGGCACTGTTCTGGGATTGGCAGGCAGAGATGGGCGGGCCGTGCTCGATTGTCGCCTGGCAGGCCAGCGGCCTGGGGCGACCAGACCTGGTGCACCTGACTGCCGAGGGTTATCGCAAGAGTGCGGCGATGTTGTACGCCTATCTCAAGGGGCAACTGGGGCTGCGCTGA
- the ribB gene encoding 3,4-dihydroxy-2-butanone-4-phosphate synthase — protein MSTLHHSKFPNVTAAIAAFQAGRPVLLLDDDDREDEADIVAAAENLSLQTMAMMIRDCSGIVCLCLDEATVDALQLAPMVQNNQARHGTGFTVTIEAAEGVSTGVSAQDRITTIEAALRSTAEQRHIVSPGHVFPLRARDGGVLTRRGHTEGSVDLARLAGLRPAAVLCELMNPDGSMARGEQVAVYARQYNLPVVTIEELARYREAMLELEAQPA, from the coding sequence ATGTCCACCTTGCACCACTCGAAATTCCCCAACGTCACCGCCGCCATCGCCGCCTTCCAGGCCGGGCGCCCCGTGCTGCTGCTCGACGACGACGATCGCGAGGACGAAGCCGATATCGTTGCCGCTGCCGAAAACCTGTCGCTGCAGACCATGGCCATGATGATTCGCGATTGCAGCGGCATCGTCTGCCTGTGCCTGGATGAAGCTACGGTCGATGCGTTGCAGCTCGCGCCCATGGTGCAGAACAACCAGGCCCGCCACGGCACCGGCTTCACCGTCACCATCGAGGCGGCCGAGGGTGTGAGCACCGGCGTGTCGGCCCAGGACCGGATCACCACCATCGAGGCCGCACTGCGCTCGACCGCCGAGCAACGTCACATCGTCAGCCCTGGCCATGTGTTCCCATTGCGTGCGCGTGATGGCGGGGTGCTGACCCGTCGCGGCCATACCGAAGGCTCGGTGGACCTGGCGCGGCTGGCCGGGTTGCGGCCAGCCGCGGTGCTGTGCGAGCTGATGAACCCCGACGGCAGCATGGCCCGGGGCGAGCAGGTGGCCGTGTATGCGCGCCAGTACAACCTGCCGGTAGTGACCATCGAGGAGCTGGCGCGCTATCGCGAAGCGATGCTGGAGCTTGAGGCACAACCCGCCTGA
- the rtcR gene encoding RNA repair transcriptional activator RtcR: MSKARVAIGFLGTTLDRNGKGAARWNRWRPTIGLCRQPDLPLDRLELIHGPGVRDVSLAERIRADVQQVSPHTEVRLHPLSLRNPWDFEEVYGALHDFSSGYPFDTEREDYLVHITTGTHVAQICWFLLTEARYLPARLVQTSPSRKHDEASDPAGIATLIDLDLSRYDLIASRFRHEQVEAQSLLKSGIATRNAAFNRTIEQIERVALRSKAPILLVGPTGAGKSFLARRIHELKRGRHQLQGRFIEVNCATLRGDGAMSALFGHAKGAFTGAQNARDGLLRAADGGMLFLDEIGELGADEQAMLLKAIEEKRFFPLGSDREVQSDFQLIAGTHRDLRAKVAEGSFREDLFARINLWTFALPGLAQRREDIEPNLDFELQRHAREQGRQVRFNLEAKRSYLAFAHASEARWAGNFRELSASITRMATLADSGRIDEALVAEEIERLRHAWGLEGESEPVLAGRELDLFDQVQLQAVIDVCRRAASLSEAGRQLFAVSRQEKANPNDADRLRKYLARFGLDWQQVKGQG; the protein is encoded by the coding sequence ATGAGCAAAGCCCGTGTTGCCATCGGTTTTCTCGGCACCACCCTCGACCGCAATGGCAAGGGCGCCGCACGCTGGAACCGCTGGCGCCCCACGATCGGCCTGTGCCGCCAGCCAGACCTGCCGCTCGATCGCCTGGAGCTGATTCACGGCCCCGGCGTACGTGACGTCAGCCTGGCCGAACGCATCCGTGCCGACGTCCAGCAGGTGTCACCCCACACCGAGGTGCGACTGCACCCGCTCAGCCTGCGTAACCCATGGGATTTCGAAGAGGTCTATGGCGCCCTGCACGACTTCTCCAGCGGCTACCCCTTCGACACCGAGCGCGAGGACTATCTCGTGCACATCACCACCGGCACCCATGTCGCGCAGATCTGCTGGTTCCTGCTCACCGAAGCGCGCTACCTGCCCGCACGCCTGGTGCAGACCTCGCCCTCACGCAAGCACGACGAAGCCAGCGACCCGGCCGGTATTGCCACGCTGATCGACCTTGACCTGTCGCGCTACGACCTGATCGCTTCGCGCTTTCGCCACGAGCAGGTCGAGGCGCAGTCGCTGCTCAAGTCCGGCATTGCCACGCGCAACGCGGCATTCAACCGCACCATCGAACAGATCGAGCGCGTCGCCCTGCGCTCGAAGGCACCGATCCTGCTGGTCGGGCCTACCGGCGCCGGCAAGTCGTTCCTGGCCCGGCGCATTCACGAGCTCAAGCGCGGCCGGCACCAGTTGCAGGGGCGGTTCATCGAGGTCAACTGCGCGACCTTGCGAGGCGATGGCGCGATGTCGGCCCTGTTCGGCCATGCCAAGGGCGCCTTTACCGGTGCGCAGAACGCCCGCGATGGCCTGCTGCGCGCTGCCGACGGCGGCATGCTGTTTCTCGACGAGATCGGCGAGCTTGGCGCCGACGAGCAGGCCATGCTGCTCAAGGCCATCGAAGAGAAGCGCTTCTTCCCGCTGGGCTCGGACCGCGAAGTGCAGAGCGACTTCCAACTGATCGCCGGCACCCATCGCGACCTGCGCGCCAAGGTCGCCGAAGGCTCGTTTCGCGAAGACCTGTTCGCCCGTATCAACCTGTGGACCTTCGCCCTGCCGGGGCTTGCGCAGCGGCGCGAAGACATCGAGCCGAACCTGGACTTCGAGTTGCAGCGCCATGCCCGCGAACAAGGCCGGCAGGTACGTTTCAACCTGGAGGCCAAACGCAGCTACCTGGCGTTCGCCCACGCCAGCGAAGCCCGCTGGGCCGGAAACTTTCGCGAGCTGTCGGCCTCGATCACGCGCATGGCGACACTGGCCGACAGCGGGCGAATAGACGAAGCCCTGGTGGCAGAGGAGATCGAGCGTTTGCGTCATGCCTGGGGGCTGGAGGGCGAGAGCGAGCCGGTACTGGCCGGGCGCGAACTGGACCTGTTCGACCAGGTGCAGTTGCAGGCGGTGATCGACGTTTGTCGCCGCGCAGCAAGCCTGTCCGAGGCCGGGCGCCAATTGTTCGCGGTGTCGCGCCAGGAGAAGGCCAACCCCAACGACGCCGATCGCCTGAGAAAGTACCTGGCGCGATTCGGGCTGGATTGGCAGCAGGTGAAGGGTCAGGGGTGA
- a CDS encoding slipin family protein, with amino-acid sequence MKLFKRFVVKKNERGLLLDEGDFEAILEPGQYSRVDWRDRLTVQTFSLNSPLFDHPLAGYLRQHQPQLVEQYFERMDLGEHELGLRFEDGRLVELLAPDSRRLYWKGQARQTLERVDLSGGRRVAPALLARLNRPGMAGLEHVLLVSVPAFHVGVLKIDGAVFDLLEAGQYGFWRCGSQVTVETVDTRVQALEVGGQEILTRDKVNLRLNLVANWRYADVLMAHARFSKPVEHLYRELQFGLRAAVGTRTLDELLEDKQFIDDSISRHLQTQLPGSGLEISSLGVRDIILPGEMKTLLAQVVEAEKAAQANVIRRREETQATRSLLNTAKVMEGSPTALRLKELETLERVAERIDRISVFGGLDQVLNGLVSLKAG; translated from the coding sequence ATGAAATTGTTCAAACGCTTTGTCGTGAAGAAGAACGAACGTGGCCTGCTGCTCGATGAAGGCGACTTCGAGGCCATCCTCGAGCCTGGGCAGTATTCGCGTGTCGACTGGCGCGACCGGCTGACGGTGCAGACCTTCAGCCTCAATTCCCCGCTGTTCGACCATCCGCTGGCAGGCTACCTGCGTCAGCACCAGCCGCAGTTGGTCGAGCAGTATTTCGAGCGCATGGACCTGGGCGAACATGAGCTGGGCCTGCGTTTCGAGGACGGTCGGCTGGTCGAGCTGCTGGCACCGGACAGCCGTCGCCTGTACTGGAAGGGCCAGGCCCGGCAGACCCTGGAGCGAGTCGACCTGAGTGGCGGACGGCGCGTGGCGCCTGCATTGCTCGCACGCTTGAACCGTCCAGGCATGGCCGGCCTTGAGCATGTACTGCTGGTGAGCGTGCCGGCGTTCCATGTCGGTGTGCTGAAGATCGACGGCGCCGTGTTCGACTTGCTCGAAGCCGGGCAGTATGGCTTCTGGCGCTGCGGCAGCCAGGTGACGGTGGAAACCGTCGATACCCGTGTGCAGGCGCTGGAGGTCGGCGGCCAGGAAATCCTTACCCGCGACAAGGTGAACCTGCGTCTGAACCTGGTCGCCAACTGGCGCTACGCCGACGTGCTGATGGCCCATGCACGCTTCAGCAAACCGGTGGAGCACCTGTACCGTGAACTGCAATTCGGTCTGCGCGCCGCAGTGGGGACTCGGACCCTGGATGAGTTGCTGGAAGACAAGCAGTTCATCGACGACAGCATCAGCCGCCACCTGCAGACGCAACTGCCGGGCAGCGGTCTGGAAATCAGCAGCCTCGGGGTGCGCGACATCATCCTGCCGGGCGAGATGAAGACCCTGCTGGCGCAAGTAGTGGAGGCGGAAAAGGCGGCGCAGGCCAACGTGATTCGTCGCCGTGAGGAAACCCAGGCGACGCGCTCGCTGCTCAACACCGCCAAGGTGATGGAAGGTAGCCCGACGGCCCTGCGCCTGAAGGAGCTGGAAACCCTGGAGCGGGTGGCCGAACGCATCGACCGGATCTCGGTATTCGGTGGTCTGGATCAGGTATTGAATGGCTTGGTTAGCCTCAAGGCAGGCTGA
- a CDS encoding RtcB family protein — protein sequence MNLLEVAGGKPIKLWTDGVPVEDDARRQLMNTARMPFIFKHLAVMPDVHLGKGSTIGSVIPTVGAIIPAAVGVDIGCGMIAARTSLHARDLPDNLHGLRSAIEKAVPHGKTFGRRDQGAWGEVPSQADQTWGRLAGRFKVITDKHPQLEKTNNRSHLGTLGGGNHFIEVCLDEADRVWFMLHSGSRGVGNAIGNLFIGLAQADMRQHLANLPDKDLAYFEEGSRHFADYVEAVEWAQDFARQNRELMMQAVVAATRKVLGRPFEASLEAVNCHHNYVQREQHFGREVLVTRKGAVSAQKGELGIIPGSMGAKSFIVRGLGNEEAFCSCSHGAGRVMSRTKAKNLFTVEDQQRATAHVECRKDKSVIDEIPMAYKDIDAVMQAQRELVEVVHTLRQVVCVKG from the coding sequence ATGAACCTGTTGGAAGTGGCCGGCGGCAAGCCGATCAAACTGTGGACCGATGGCGTGCCGGTCGAGGACGACGCGCGTCGGCAACTGATGAACACCGCACGCATGCCGTTCATCTTCAAGCACCTTGCGGTGATGCCGGACGTGCACCTGGGCAAGGGTTCGACCATCGGCAGTGTGATCCCCACCGTGGGTGCGATCATCCCGGCAGCGGTTGGTGTCGACATCGGTTGCGGCATGATCGCCGCACGCACCTCGCTGCACGCGCGCGACCTGCCGGACAACCTGCATGGCCTGCGCAGTGCCATCGAGAAGGCCGTGCCCCATGGCAAGACGTTCGGTCGTCGTGACCAGGGCGCTTGGGGCGAAGTGCCGAGCCAGGCCGACCAGACCTGGGGCCGCCTGGCCGGACGTTTCAAGGTGATCACCGACAAGCATCCGCAGTTGGAGAAGACCAACAACCGCAGCCACCTCGGTACCCTGGGCGGCGGCAACCACTTCATCGAAGTCTGCCTGGACGAGGCCGACCGGGTCTGGTTCATGCTGCACAGCGGTTCGCGTGGGGTGGGCAATGCTATTGGCAACCTGTTCATCGGGCTGGCCCAGGCCGACATGCGTCAGCACCTGGCCAACCTGCCGGACAAGGACCTGGCCTATTTCGAGGAAGGTAGCCGGCATTTTGCCGACTATGTCGAGGCGGTGGAGTGGGCGCAGGACTTTGCCCGGCAAAATCGCGAACTGATGATGCAGGCGGTGGTGGCAGCGACCCGCAAGGTGCTGGGCAGGCCTTTCGAGGCCAGCCTGGAGGCGGTCAATTGCCATCACAACTATGTGCAGCGTGAGCAACACTTCGGGCGCGAAGTGCTGGTGACCCGCAAGGGCGCGGTATCGGCGCAGAAGGGTGAGCTGGGCATCATTCCCGGCTCCATGGGCGCGAAGAGCTTCATCGTCCGTGGGTTGGGCAATGAAGAGGCTTTTTGCTCGTGCAGCCACGGTGCAGGGCGGGTGATGAGCCGGACCAAAGCCAAGAACCTGTTCACCGTCGAGGACCAGCAGCGTGCCACGGCCCATGTGGAGTGCCGCAAGGACAAAAGTGTGATCGACGAGATTCCGATGGCCTACAAGGATATCGATGCGGTCATGCAGGCCCAGCGCGAGCTGGTCGAGGTTGTGCACACCCTGCGTCAGGTGGTGTGTGTGAAAGGTTGA
- a CDS encoding nucleotidyltransferase domain-containing protein: MYQDDPHPLSDAMRMRVLEELQRIEREHDVTVLYACESGSRAWGFASPDSDYDVRFVYVQRAEWYLRVEEPRDVIERPLSDELDVSGWELRKALRLLRGANPSLLEWLGSPLVYRADEQAREQLGALARAFYSPRAVRHHYLSMARKNLRGYLSGDTVRLKKYLYVIRPLLAVRWIDQGLGMPPTAFTALLERTVDEVDVRQAIDQLLERKRRAGEAQHGPRDDVLHRFIEAELARADTVEVARGERSDTGVLDRFLLETVGRFQAQYG, from the coding sequence ATGTACCAGGACGACCCACATCCACTGTCCGACGCCATGCGCATGCGGGTGCTCGAAGAACTGCAGCGCATCGAGCGCGAGCATGACGTGACTGTGCTGTACGCCTGCGAGTCCGGCAGCCGCGCCTGGGGCTTCGCCTCGCCGGACAGCGACTACGACGTGCGTTTCGTCTATGTGCAGCGTGCCGAGTGGTACCTGCGCGTGGAGGAACCGCGCGATGTGATCGAGCGGCCCCTGAGCGATGAGCTGGACGTCAGTGGCTGGGAGTTGCGCAAGGCACTGCGTTTGCTGCGAGGTGCCAATCCGAGCCTGCTCGAATGGCTGGGCTCGCCGTTGGTGTACCGGGCCGACGAGCAGGCCCGTGAGCAACTGGGCGCGCTGGCTCGTGCGTTCTATTCGCCACGCGCTGTGCGCCACCACTACCTGTCGATGGCCCGCAAGAACCTGCGCGGCTATCTGTCGGGTGACACGGTGCGGCTGAAGAAGTACCTCTACGTGATCCGCCCGTTGCTGGCGGTGCGCTGGATCGACCAGGGCCTGGGTATGCCTCCGACTGCGTTCACGGCACTGCTCGAGCGAACCGTCGATGAGGTAGATGTGCGCCAGGCGATCGATCAGTTGCTCGAGCGCAAGCGCCGGGCGGGCGAGGCGCAGCACGGGCCGCGGGATGACGTGCTGCACCGGTTCATCGAGGCCGAGCTGGCGCGGGCCGATACGGTGGAGGTGGCGCGTGGCGAGCGCAGCGACACTGGAGTGCTGGATCGCTTTCTGCTGGAGACGGTCGGGCGGTTTCAGGCGCAGTACGGTTGA
- a CDS encoding serine hydrolase domain-containing protein, whose translation MPQPITADQPATHDLPRGLPSSVGIDGFEVAAFLEAVQQAGLELHGVMLERDGVLVVDAWRWPYDSLTPRVTHSITKSFTACAIGLAIDEGLLRLDDPLTKFFPQAAAGATDPRAAQITVEHLLTMRTGHGGNTSGSIWRGIDGSWVEEFFRIPLTSAPGTDFVYTSAASYMLSAVLTQVAGVTLHDYLKPRLLEPLGFEEQHWDISPEGISPGGNGLTARPVDVLKLAMLHRDGGRWNGEQVLPQAWVEAATRAQGGEGSRYGYHWWTDRPANGYSAVGVFAQMAAVIPGERATLTVFGAMEKSAQVTPFIDRHLSAALRGEQAGAAGDERLREVLQRFAEEQPLRSLARPTQPLPARMSFALEANPYGIETLNLLQAGERLVMEWVEATGSERIEAGIDHWVAGTSSLPGAQLHHGYALRDAPVVATARWVAADRLELEWVYPRSAFRDRVYLSFAGERVCLERSVNINSGIRAWEPLHGMSTHNPTRHV comes from the coding sequence ATGCCCCAGCCAATCACCGCCGATCAGCCTGCCACCCATGACCTGCCCCGTGGGCTGCCCTCCAGCGTCGGCATCGACGGCTTCGAGGTCGCCGCCTTTCTCGAGGCGGTGCAACAGGCCGGGCTCGAACTGCACGGGGTGATGCTCGAGCGCGACGGCGTGCTGGTGGTGGACGCCTGGCGCTGGCCGTACGATTCGCTGACGCCACGGGTGACCCACTCGATCACCAAGAGCTTCACCGCCTGCGCCATCGGCCTGGCCATCGACGAAGGGCTGCTGCGCCTGGACGACCCTCTGACAAAGTTCTTCCCGCAAGCGGCGGCAGGCGCCACCGACCCACGCGCCGCGCAAATCACCGTCGAGCACCTGCTGACCATGCGCACCGGCCACGGCGGCAACACCTCCGGCTCGATCTGGCGCGGCATCGATGGCAGTTGGGTCGAAGAGTTCTTCCGCATTCCGTTGACCAGCGCGCCGGGCACCGACTTCGTCTACACCAGCGCCGCCAGCTACATGCTCTCGGCGGTGCTGACCCAGGTTGCTGGCGTCACCCTGCATGACTACCTCAAGCCGCGCCTGCTCGAGCCGCTGGGCTTCGAGGAGCAGCACTGGGACATCAGCCCGGAAGGCATCAGCCCCGGCGGCAACGGCCTGACGGCGCGGCCTGTGGATGTTCTCAAGCTGGCCATGCTGCACCGCGACGGCGGGCGCTGGAACGGCGAGCAGGTTCTGCCGCAGGCGTGGGTGGAGGCGGCAACGCGCGCCCAGGGTGGCGAGGGCAGCCGCTATGGCTATCACTGGTGGACCGACCGCCCGGCGAACGGCTACAGCGCCGTGGGCGTGTTCGCCCAGATGGCCGCCGTGATCCCCGGCGAGCGCGCCACGCTGACGGTATTCGGCGCGATGGAGAAGTCGGCGCAGGTGACGCCCTTCATCGATCGTCATCTGAGCGCGGCGCTGCGCGGTGAACAAGCTGGGGCCGCAGGTGACGAACGACTACGCGAGGTGCTACAGCGTTTCGCCGAAGAGCAACCACTGCGCTCGCTCGCACGTCCGACCCAGCCGCTCCCTGCACGGATGAGTTTTGCGCTCGAGGCCAATCCGTATGGCATCGAAACGCTGAACCTGTTGCAGGCGGGCGAGCGGTTGGTAATGGAGTGGGTAGAGGCGACGGGCAGCGAGCGCATCGAAGCCGGGATCGATCATTGGGTCGCGGGCACCAGCTCGTTGCCGGGGGCACAACTGCACCATGGCTATGCACTGCGTGATGCACCGGTGGTGGCGACGGCGCGCTGGGTGGCGGCAGATCGACTGGAGCTGGAATGGGTGTACCCGCGCTCGGCATTCCGCGATCGGGTGTACCTGAGCTTTGCAGGCGAACGGGTTTGCCTGGAGCGCAGCGTGAACATCAACAGCGGCATCCGTGCCTGGGAGCCGCTGCATGGAATGAGCACTCACAACCCGACCCGACACGTGTAG
- a CDS encoding LysR family transcriptional regulator, with the protein MTLTHLRAFCSVVDMGSFRAAARALNIAQSTLTQSVQALERELGGPLLHRTNQGIRLSDSGQRFIAHARAILMDCDRAVADVRALVEPQGHVALGVTSEPLAELLVPVFESFTSQHPQTRLEVTSGSTKILIEKLREGRLDFALCALPAHVDEIDLSIQRLHASRAGVIARKDHPLRDARSVRDLTQCKWISVRRDGLVGGTEGRLIELFRAHGLGMPKIGITTESLLETLHIVAETDYLTIEPAIIPSLKLFSSSLVKIPIEERLSHRDVALITRKNATLTSVAQVFIGMLVSYSRLVHPRTAD; encoded by the coding sequence ATGACCCTGACCCACCTGCGCGCCTTCTGCTCCGTGGTCGACATGGGCAGCTTCCGGGCTGCGGCCCGCGCACTGAACATCGCGCAAAGCACCCTCACCCAGTCGGTCCAGGCGCTGGAGCGCGAGCTCGGCGGCCCGTTGCTGCACCGCACCAACCAGGGCATCCGCCTCAGCGACTCCGGCCAGCGCTTCATCGCCCACGCCCGCGCCATCCTGATGGACTGCGACCGCGCCGTGGCTGACGTCCGTGCCCTGGTCGAACCCCAGGGCCATGTAGCCCTGGGCGTCACCTCCGAACCGTTGGCCGAACTGCTGGTGCCGGTGTTCGAAAGCTTTACCTCGCAGCACCCGCAGACCCGCCTCGAGGTGACCAGCGGTTCGACCAAGATCCTCATCGAGAAACTGCGCGAAGGCCGCCTGGACTTCGCCCTGTGCGCCCTGCCCGCCCACGTCGATGAAATCGACCTGTCCATCCAGCGCCTGCACGCGTCCCGCGCCGGGGTGATCGCACGCAAGGATCACCCGCTGCGTGATGCCCGCTCGGTACGCGACCTGACCCAGTGCAAATGGATCAGCGTGCGCCGCGACGGCCTGGTCGGCGGCACCGAGGGCCGCCTGATCGAGCTGTTCCGCGCCCACGGGCTGGGCATGCCGAAGATCGGCATCACCACCGAATCGCTGCTCGAGACCCTGCACATCGTCGCCGAGACCGACTACCTGACCATCGAGCCGGCGATCATTCCGTCGCTGAAACTGTTCTCCTCCTCGCTGGTGAAGATCCCCATCGAGGAGCGCCTGAGCCACCGCGACGTGGCCCTGATCACCCGCAAGAACGCGACGCTGACCAGCGTGGCCCAGGTCTTCATCGGCATGCTGGTGTCCTACAGCCGATTGGTCCACCCGCGCACCGCCGACTGA
- a CDS encoding ABC transporter substrate-binding protein, with amino-acid sequence MNKTLILMTGLMASICANAQTQNTLNVALNADIRSTQPGVNRDTNSDAVVLHLFEGLVAFREDASVGPLLAKEVVTSDDGLTYTFKLRDGVTFHNGKPLTSKEVLWTWQRYMDPATQWRCTASFDGHSGAKIVDIKAPDAQTVVFTLDQPNALFLASMALPECGGSGIMHPDSVVNGEWTTPIGTGPFKLATWKPGQYVDLDRFAEYKARDEAADGYTGNKSTTLDRVHMTIIPDPAAAKAALLSRNVDMLNDVSALEAKELEALPGVRISASTTMSTSAVLFQTKDPLFSDVRMRQALAHALDTSTIVTALTEGRSKPNPSMVALGSRYHTAAQDKGWGYSPEESKRLLKEAGYKGQPIQLITNKRYPNMFDIAVYVQAMASQVGLNIQLQTMEWGTQLERYQSGNYQVMVSTYSERLDPALNYDAAAGDKSKEPRKVWDDAKARELIAEARREGEPAKRQALFDELHKDMLRDLPLIPLYNGNAITVTREYVQGQRPWPVSKPRLWMLSLDNQGKS; translated from the coding sequence TTGAACAAGACTCTGATTCTGATGACTGGCCTGATGGCCTCCATCTGCGCCAACGCTCAGACACAAAACACCCTGAATGTCGCCCTCAACGCCGACATCCGCAGCACCCAGCCAGGCGTGAACCGCGACACCAACTCCGATGCGGTGGTGCTGCACCTGTTCGAAGGCCTGGTCGCCTTCCGCGAAGACGCAAGCGTCGGCCCGCTGCTGGCCAAGGAAGTCGTCACTTCCGACGACGGCCTGACCTACACCTTCAAGCTGCGCGACGGCGTCACCTTCCACAACGGCAAGCCGCTGACCTCAAAGGAAGTGCTGTGGACCTGGCAGCGCTACATGGACCCGGCCACCCAGTGGCGCTGCACCGCGTCGTTCGACGGCCACAGCGGCGCGAAGATCGTCGATATCAAGGCCCCTGACGCGCAGACCGTGGTCTTCACCCTCGACCAGCCCAACGCCCTGTTCCTGGCCAGCATGGCGCTGCCCGAGTGCGGTGGCAGCGGCATCATGCACCCCGACTCGGTGGTCAATGGTGAGTGGACCACGCCGATCGGCACCGGCCCTTTCAAGCTGGCGACCTGGAAACCGGGTCAATACGTCGACCTGGACCGTTTCGCCGAATACAAGGCGCGTGACGAGGCTGCCGATGGCTATACCGGCAACAAGTCGACCACCCTCGACCGCGTGCACATGACCATCATCCCGGATCCGGCCGCCGCCAAGGCTGCGCTGCTGTCGCGCAACGTCGACATGCTCAACGACGTCAGTGCCCTGGAAGCCAAGGAGCTCGAAGCGCTGCCTGGCGTGCGTATCTCGGCGAGCACCACCATGTCGACCAGCGCCGTGCTGTTCCAGACCAAGGACCCGCTGTTTTCCGACGTGCGCATGCGCCAGGCATTGGCCCACGCGCTGGACACCAGCACCATCGTCACCGCGCTGACCGAAGGCCGCTCCAAGCCCAACCCTTCGATGGTCGCCTTGGGCAGCCGTTACCACACCGCGGCGCAGGACAAGGGCTGGGGCTACTCGCCCGAAGAAAGCAAACGGCTGCTCAAGGAGGCCGGCTACAAAGGCCAGCCGATCCAGCTGATCACCAACAAGCGCTACCCGAACATGTTCGACATCGCCGTCTATGTGCAGGCCATGGCCAGCCAGGTCGGCCTGAACATCCAGTTGCAGACCATGGAATGGGGCACCCAGCTCGAGCGCTACCAGAGCGGTAACTACCAAGTGATGGTTTCCACCTATTCCGAGCGCCTGGACCCGGCGCTGAACTACGATGCTGCCGCCGGCGACAAGAGCAAGGAGCCGCGCAAGGTCTGGGATGACGCCAAGGCCCGCGAACTGATCGCCGAAGCCCGCCGCGAAGGCGAGCCGGCCAAGCGCCAGGCGCTGTTCGACGAGCTGCACAAGGACATGCTGCGCGACCTGCCGCTGATCCCGCTGTACAACGGCAATGCCATCACCGTGACCCGCGAGTACGTGCAGGGCCAGCGCCCATGGCCGGTGTCCAAGCCGCGCCTGTGGATGCTCAGCCTCGATAACCAGGGGAAGAGCTGA